aaggaataaaagTGGGTTTTGAGGCTGGTTTTAAAAGTGGACTGTCTAATAAAAAACTGGCAGTTCATTCCATAATTTCGGAGCTGCAAACGAAAAGGCTCGATCCCCTCTGAGCTTAAGCCTGGACCTCGGTacctccaggagcagctgatcagctgaccGGAGGCACCGTGCGGGCACATGCAGATGGAGGAGCTCAGAGAGGTAAGGCGAGGCGAGGCCATTTaaggatttaaaaacaaataagagaatctTAAAGCAAactctaaaatgcacaggcaGCCAGTGGAGGGAGGCCAGAATGGGAGTTATGTGCTCCCTCTTACGGATTACTGTTTCAAAATGCTCATGTGCTAAAATGGACTTCACATTTGCCACCTGCCTTAGATGATAAAAGCAGGACCTCACTACTGCGCCAATCTGATAATCCagtttaaaatcactgtccattttaaaaCCCAAGTTAGAGATTACTGTCCTCTCAGACTGCTTAAGGGGGCCCAATTCAGCAGGGGGGGTGGGCTCCACAGAAACCACTGGGACCACCATCACTTCTGTTTTATCTTCATTAAAATTTAAGCTTACAGACATCCAGGCTTTAATGTCCTCAAGACATAAGAGAAGAGATTTAATAGAAAAGTCATCTTTCTTCTACAATGAGACATAAATCTgggtgtcatcagcataacaatGGAAGGCGATGCCATGTTTTCTTCAAATGGAACCCAGTGGAAGCaaatagagagagaacagtAGGATTTTGAATTCGCAAGATTCACACACAGGGTTCTGTCTGTCAAATATGATTTAAACCATTCCAAAGCCCCCCCGCAAATTCCCACTAAATGCTGCAACCTGGAAATTAAAATGTTGTGATCCACTGTGTCAAATGCTGCTAACAacagaagcatcacatgatcacCAGAGTCATTGGACAGGAGGATGTCATTAAAAACCCTAATTAGCGCTGATTCTGTACTATGACgggttttaaaaccagactgaaaaaccTCCAGGACATTTTGTTCATCCAAATAAGACTTCAACTGGCCATAGACATTTTTttccaatattttttaaataaaaggcaGCTTGGAAATGGGCCTATAATTAGCCAGAACTATTGGATCAAGACCAGGCTTTTTAAGCAGGGGATGCACTACTGCATGTTTAAAACTCATCGGAACAACACCAGAGGACAAACTGCTGTTGATAATGGTTAAAACCTGCTGCCCTATACTGGGAAAAACCTCTTTAATGGAGCCACAGAGTCCAGTATGGTTTGGCAGGAGGAGTGAAATGTAGAGCTAAGCTCCTCCGTATCAACAGGTACTGAGTCCAGACTGTCTCTAAGCAGATTGAAAGCAGCAGAGAACTGAGCCGCAATGAAGGGGTTAAAACTCCAACAGAGCTGAGCAGCAGCGCACAGCACCGGGTCAGTGCGACCCACCTTATATATAGTCACTTCAAAACTAGAAAATGAGGATGGCGTAGCGCACTGTCtacatttaaaatctttttgTACATAGTCGGCGTTCCTCCACCTTGTCCGGACGTCCATGGcgaattaaaataattacagcCAGTCAGTAAAAGTTCAGAGAAAAAGTCCATCAGGATAAAAGTTTTGTTTACCAATGATCTGGCGTTTACCAGGGCAATCCTGGTCGGGGTTTTGGCCTGTGGTTCTGCGAGTCTTGGGGCTCGGTTTCTGTGATTCACCCCGTGCTGGCGGAGCCGAGGAAAgcaggtggggtgggggtggaagtcaaatcaaatcaaatttatttatatagcacttttcacaactgatgttgtcacaaagcagcttctcagaattccagtaagacaaagatttgacatgaaatgtaaaacaaatgtaaaaccctcaagtgagcaagccaggggagacagtggcaaggaaaaattcccccagctgaggaagaaaccttgggaggaaccaaggctcacaaggggtgacccatcctcctctggtcaatctactggtgatgatagttagtattccgtgagaacttcagtgtaggaacagcttcaaggcacttggtggttgctggagcgtgggcagctggtctgaagcgtggaggagggtctcgacagtcatccatcggtgtccagacagacaggtgggcagttgtttactcggaaagatgtaaagggatggaattagttttgaactgttttgtgtttgtaaagtagaaaatatgaaaatttccagagtgtggctaatgactccggcagatctgactatgacagctttaactaaaaggagagaaccaggaggacacacagacacgggagcatcctgaaacactggcatccctccgctccaccgtcaacaaacctgagtgatcgcgagaagcggcgggacgacagcaccagcgtctcagtttactagaCGCTGTTACCGGTTACTTTAACGGGGGAAGTCCCCGTTAAAGCCGGTGACAGGTATCAGGAAAGTGCCGATGGGTTCCATAAAACGTCTGATCACAGCAGATGGAATATATAATCCCTTTTTCGTCCAATGACTGGACAAAGAGCTTAACAAGCAGATTTTCAGCTTCACAAGCCGACCACTAAATTTACTGCGGCGGCGCTTTTGACGGGACGTTTGAGCTGACACCCGGCACAGGTAAGATGGGATACGATGGGAGAGTAAAGTGGATCGGGTTTTCTGTCCGTTGTAATCAAATGCACCTAGATTGGTGACTATATTTTTAATATCCAGGAGGGATTTACGGTCGTACACCCGTAGAGAATTACTTTGTGAAATTTCGACGCTTaacaacagtaaaaacacaaaacaaattgtAAGTAGCAGACGGCCAGCCACACACACCGGCGCCATCTTGCCTTCCCCTACTGGTCATTAAAAGAAAGGTGTACATGGAGTTCAATAGGATTGTAGGCAGCAACCTTAAGCAGGGCTTCTACAAAAGAATTGATCAGCACAGTCTTCGTCTTATTGAGATATTTCAATCTAAGAGAGGGAACATCGGGCAGCTGTTGACACAACTATCACAACAGACCAAGGTTGGCCCATATCCATTATACTTTTACAATCAAAGTCATGCTTGATTATAGACGTTTTTTTAATAGACAGTTAATTTCTTGTCATTGTCATTTTTCTCTCCAAAAGACTAAAGAGCCAACTGATATTCAGACTCTAGTGCTCACAGGGCTTCCCATTATCCTTGGTGACAACCCCACAGACTTCTACAAAGCATGCTTTGTAAGTAAACTGTATTAAAAAGGACCACAGCGGCATAATTTTTAACATTCACCATTATTTTTGCTTGATAAACACTGAAAGCATAGTTTAATACAATCAAAGAATAAGATGTAATTTCAGTCTGTTCACCCAGTTAGTTGATGTGGGATTTTCCAAGGTTTCAAGTCTCCTGATCTTCCAGTACCCAATTACAGCTCAaaccattaaaaacagacacttCATATACTTCATGTAAAAACAGATACTTCATAGAAACACTTTTCTGACCACTTCAGTGTGATCTGCTTGTATATTGTACTCCCTCAGTAAGGACCATTTCCCTCATGTATCTGACTCTCCTGAGAGTAGACTTTTTGCTTAACAtatatgattaattaattaattaattgtgttCTTATGCTTTTAGGATGACTCTGACGACTCCTTCCATCACCTTGATGTTGGGATCCTGCTTGTTGAACAAGAAGGTGCTGTGTTCTCATATTCCCTCCATCTCAGTCCAGCCTCACTGAAGATTGTCATTGAAGGAGAAGTTATTGTGGACAACATCCATAAAGCTGTATGCATTCTGTTTGGACTTATATGCACTTCATCTGAACCATCCCAAGTCTATGAAGAACACGTTCCACTTCATCAAACAGGTGAACATTTCTAACATTGGGTCACGGTGAACTGAAACCCAGATTACAAACACTGAGAAACCAGTTTACACTCTGAAGAAATGCTATTATTTTAACCATATAATTCACCATATGATGAATACATAGAATGTGTCTCCCTTTTGACCCCAAAAGCCCTTCCAAAAATTTGTTGTTTGATATTTACAATAGAGATGTCTTATATTGTTTTGCATAAGACATTGTTTAATGACAAATGACTTGTCTAGCTAACTTGCACACTGCGTCTCAGCTATTCCAAATCTATGAAGAACACATTCCAGTTCAGTGCTGTTTATTTTACCTAGAAAGCATACCCcctccttttccttttttttgccccaaccaaaaaaaaaaaaaaaaaaaatctgtattcATCATATTGTCTTCCACTTGAACATGAATAGCCATTCCAAAATTTTCCTCATTTTATAATTACAATACATATGGCTTATTTTGTATTATGTAAGAAAATAATTCATGAGAAATGACTGTCCAACCATGTATTCTACAGATGTTTTTTCAAGGGTTCttaaaagaaaatggttctgtattttttatattatataataggTCTTTATTATAAGCTGTTATTATAACAATACCAGAACAATTTTTAGTGCTGTCATgccctgtcctgtgtctgttttgcacATTTGGCACAtggctgtttgttgttgttcttgtctccACCCTAGTACCGCCTTAGTTCCgccctctcgtcagtgtctcctttgtagtcctgccctctcattatcagTCCCAGCagttccttgtcagtgtttgtaTATATACCCCTTTGTTTGCTGTCAGTTCTTGTGTGCatagatgtgtgtttct
This window of the Hoplias malabaricus isolate fHopMal1 chromosome Y, fHopMal1.hap1, whole genome shotgun sequence genome carries:
- the LOC136679117 gene encoding uncharacterized protein isoform X2 translates to MEFNRIVGSNLKQGFYKRIDQHSLRLIEIFQSKRGNIGQLLTQLSQQTKTKEPTDIQTLVLTGLPIILGDNPTDFYKACFDDSDDSFHHLDVGILLVEQEGAVFSYSLHLSPASLKIVIEGEVIVDNIHKAVCILFGLICTSSEPSQVYEEHVPLHQTGAGKERRRRTGGEGFRSGSLTLGAPEGH
- the LOC136679117 gene encoding uncharacterized protein isoform X1 is translated as MEFNRIVGSNLKQGFYKRIDQHSLRLIEIFQSKRGNIGQLLTQLSQQTKTKEPTDIQTLVLTGLPIILGDNPTDFYKACFDDSDDSFHHLDVGILLVEQEGAVFSYSLHLSPASLKIVIEGEVIVDNIHKAVCILFGLICTSSEPSQVYEEHVPLHQTGSLLPATMRGAGGLAVEARVLQSTGFKRETWHVGLIRMEQGRSKR